In Mycobacterium stomatepiae, the following are encoded in one genomic region:
- a CDS encoding UPF0182 family protein, with the protein MGMRPTARMPKLTRRSRILILIALGVIALLLAGPRLIDAYVDWLWFGELGYRSVFTTVLMTRIVVFLIAGVLVGCIVFAGLALAYRTRPVFVPSNDNDPVARYRTLVMSRLRLVAIGIPTAIGLLAGVIAQSYWVRIQLFLHGQSFGIRDPQFGKDLGFYAFELPFYRLVLSYLFVSVFLAFIANLLAHYIFGGIRLSGRTGALSRSARIQLISLIGTLVVLKAIAYWLDRYELLSHTRGGKPFTGAGYTDINAVLPAKLILMAIALICAGAVFSAIVLKDLRIPAIGLVLLLLSSLIVGAGWPLIVEQISVRPNAAQKESEYIGRSITATRQAYGLTADQVTYRNYSGDGAATAQQVAADRATTSNIRLLDPTIISPAFTQFQQGKNFYYFPDQLSIDRYLDRNGALRDYVVAARELNPDRLIDNQRDWINRHTVYTHGNGFIASPANTVRGIANDPTQNGGYPEFLANVVGANGGVVSDGPAPLDQPRIYYGPVISNTSADYAIVGKNGADREYDYETNTETKNYTYTGVGGVPIGDWLSRSVFAAKFAERNFLFSSVIGSNSKILFNRDPAARVEAVAPWLTTDSAVYPAIVNKRLVWIIDGYTTLDNYPYSELTSLESATADSTEVAFNKLGPDKQVSYIRNSVKATVDAYDGTVTLYQQDEQDPVLKAWMQVFPGTVKPKSDITPELAEHLRYPEDLFKVQRMLLAKYHVNDPVTFFSTSDFWDVPLDPNPTASSYQPPYYIVAKNIAKNDNTSSYQLTSAMNRFKRDYLAAYISASSDPATYGKITVLTIPGQVNGPKLANNAITTDPAVSQDLGVIGRDNQNRIRWGNLLTLPVAQGGLLYVEPVYASPGASDAASSYPRLIRVAMMYNDKIGYGPTVGDALTGLFGPGAGAAATGIVPTDSGAPATPPAAPPTPAVAPGPGTPPTAVPPPPDGSTTLSPAKAAALQDIQTAINAARDAQKKGDFAGYGAALQRLDDAITKYNNTK; encoded by the coding sequence GTGGGGATGCGGCCCACCGCAAGGATGCCGAAGCTAACTCGGCGCAGCCGGATTCTAATTTTGATCGCGCTCGGTGTGATCGCGTTGCTGCTCGCCGGCCCGCGCCTCATCGACGCCTACGTCGACTGGTTGTGGTTCGGCGAGCTCGGCTACCGCTCGGTGTTCACCACCGTGCTGATGACCCGCATCGTCGTGTTCCTGATCGCGGGCGTATTGGTCGGCTGCATCGTGTTCGCCGGGCTCGCGCTGGCCTACCGCACCCGCCCGGTCTTCGTCCCCAGTAACGACAACGATCCCGTCGCGCGGTATCGCACCCTGGTGATGTCCCGGCTTCGGCTGGTGGCTATCGGTATCCCGACGGCCATCGGACTGCTGGCCGGCGTTATCGCGCAGAGCTATTGGGTGCGCATCCAGCTGTTCCTGCACGGCCAGAGCTTCGGGATCAGGGATCCGCAGTTCGGCAAGGATCTCGGCTTCTACGCATTCGAGCTGCCGTTCTACCGGCTGGTGCTGAGCTACCTGTTCGTATCGGTGTTCCTGGCATTCATCGCGAATCTGCTGGCGCACTACATCTTCGGCGGCATTCGGCTGTCCGGCCGTACCGGCGCCCTGAGCCGTTCGGCGCGGATTCAGTTGATCAGCCTGATCGGCACGCTGGTGGTGCTCAAGGCCATCGCCTACTGGCTGGACCGCTACGAGTTGCTGTCACACACCCGCGGCGGCAAGCCGTTCACCGGTGCCGGCTACACCGACATCAACGCCGTGTTGCCGGCCAAGCTGATTCTGATGGCGATCGCGTTGATCTGTGCGGGCGCGGTCTTTTCGGCGATCGTGCTGAAGGACTTGCGGATTCCGGCGATCGGCCTGGTCCTGTTGCTGCTGTCGTCGTTGATCGTGGGCGCCGGCTGGCCGTTGATCGTCGAGCAGATCAGCGTGCGGCCCAATGCCGCGCAAAAAGAAAGCGAATACATCGGCCGAAGCATCACCGCGACGCGGCAAGCGTACGGGCTGACGGCCGACCAGGTGACCTATCGCAACTACAGCGGCGACGGCGCCGCCACCGCCCAGCAGGTCGCGGCCGACCGCGCGACGACCTCGAACATCCGGTTGCTCGACCCGACCATCATCAGCCCTGCGTTCACCCAATTCCAGCAGGGCAAGAACTTCTACTACTTCCCCGACCAGCTGTCGATCGACCGCTACCTGGACCGCAACGGCGCCCTGCGTGACTACGTGGTCGCGGCCCGAGAACTCAACCCGGACAGGCTGATCGACAACCAGCGTGACTGGATCAACCGGCATACCGTCTACACCCACGGCAACGGATTCATCGCTTCGCCGGCCAACACGGTGCGCGGCATCGCCAACGACCCCACCCAGAACGGTGGCTACCCGGAGTTTCTCGCCAACGTCGTCGGCGCCAACGGCGGTGTGGTGTCGGACGGGCCGGCGCCGCTGGACCAGCCGCGCATCTACTACGGGCCGGTCATCTCCAACACCTCGGCCGACTACGCGATCGTCGGAAAAAACGGCGCCGACCGCGAATACGACTACGAGACCAACACCGAAACCAAGAACTACACCTACACCGGGGTGGGGGGCGTCCCGATCGGTGACTGGCTATCCCGCAGCGTGTTCGCCGCCAAGTTCGCCGAGCGAAACTTCTTGTTTTCCAGCGTGATCGGCTCTAACAGCAAGATTCTTTTCAACCGCGATCCAGCCGCGCGGGTAGAGGCGGTGGCCCCGTGGCTGACTACCGACAGCGCGGTGTATCCGGCGATCGTCAACAAGCGCCTGGTGTGGATCATCGACGGCTACACCACGTTGGACAACTACCCGTACTCCGAGCTCACGTCGCTGGAGTCCGCGACCGCCGACTCCACCGAGGTGGCGTTCAACAAGCTGGGTCCCGACAAGCAGGTCTCCTACATCCGTAACTCGGTGAAGGCCACGGTCGACGCCTACGACGGGACCGTGACGCTTTACCAGCAGGACGAGCAGGACCCGGTTCTGAAGGCCTGGATGCAGGTCTTCCCAGGCACGGTCAAACCCAAGAGCGACATCACCCCCGAGCTTGCCGAGCATTTGCGCTACCCCGAGGACCTGTTCAAGGTGCAGCGGATGCTGCTGGCGAAGTATCACGTCAACGACCCCGTGACGTTCTTCTCCACCTCTGACTTCTGGGATGTGCCGCTGGACCCGAATCCGACGGCTAGCAGCTACCAGCCGCCGTATTATATCGTCGCGAAAAACATTGCGAAGAACGACAATACGTCGTCGTATCAGTTGACCAGCGCGATGAACAGGTTCAAACGCGACTATCTGGCCGCCTACATCAGCGCCAGCTCCGATCCCGCGACATACGGCAAGATCACCGTGTTGACGATCCCGGGTCAGGTCAATGGTCCCAAGCTGGCCAACAACGCGATCACCACCGATCCCGCGGTGTCCCAAGACCTCGGCGTGATCGGACGCGACAACCAGAACCGAATACGGTGGGGCAACCTGTTGACCCTGCCGGTTGCTCAGGGCGGACTGCTTTACGTCGAACCCGTGTACGCGTCGCCGGGGGCCAGCGATGCCGCCTCGTCGTATCCGCGGTTGATCCGGGTGGCGATGATGTACAACGACAAGATCGGCTACGGCCCTACTGTCGGCGACGCGCTGACCGGGCTCTTCGGGCCCGGCGCAGGTGCGGCCGCGACGGGGATCGTTCCGACCGATTCGGGTGCACCCGCGACCCCGCCCGCGGCTCCGCCGACGCCGGCCGTGGCACCCGGCCCTGGGACGCCGCCCACGGCGGTGCCCCCGCCTCCGGATGGGTCGACAACCTTGTCGCCGGCGAAAGCCGCTGCGCTGCAGGATATTCAAACCGCGATCAACGCCGCGCGGGACGCGCAGAAGAAGGGCGATTTCGCCGGCTACGGCGCGGCGCTGCAGCGACTCGACGACGCGATCACCAAGTACAACAACACGAAGTAG
- a CDS encoding YlbL family protein, whose protein sequence is MNRRILTLMVALVPILVFGVLLAVVTVPFVSLGPGPTFDTLGEVDGEQVVSIEGTQTHPTTGHLNMTTVSQRDDLTLGEALTLWFSGTEQLVPRDLIYPPGRSREDVDKANNADFKESEDSAAYAALGYLKYAPAVTVATVSDAGPSTDKLKAGDAIDAVNGTPVVNVEQFTGLLKATKPGQVVTIDFRRKNEPAGVAQITLGTNKDRDYGFMGVAVLDAPWAPFAVDFNLANIGGPSAGLMFSLAVVDKLTTGDLAGSTFIAGTGTISSDGKVGQIGGITHKMVAAQEAGATVFLVPAKNCYEATSDNPHGLRLVKVETLGQAVDALHAIQQGGQAPSC, encoded by the coding sequence GTGAACAGGCGGATTCTGACCTTGATGGTCGCGCTGGTGCCCATCCTGGTCTTCGGCGTGTTGCTCGCGGTGGTCACGGTGCCGTTCGTCTCGCTGGGCCCCGGCCCGACCTTCGACACGCTTGGCGAGGTCGACGGTGAGCAAGTGGTCTCGATCGAAGGCACCCAAACTCACCCGACAACCGGACATCTCAACATGACGACGGTGTCCCAGCGTGACGATCTGACCCTGGGCGAAGCCCTGACGCTGTGGTTCTCCGGAACCGAACAGCTGGTCCCGCGCGACCTGATCTACCCGCCCGGCAGATCCCGTGAGGACGTCGACAAGGCCAACAACGCCGACTTCAAAGAGTCCGAGGACAGCGCCGCGTATGCCGCGCTGGGCTATCTGAAATACGCGCCCGCCGTCACCGTCGCGACCGTCAGCGACGCCGGACCGTCGACGGACAAGCTGAAGGCCGGCGATGCGATCGACGCGGTCAACGGCACTCCCGTGGTTAACGTCGAGCAGTTCACCGGACTGCTAAAGGCCACCAAGCCGGGCCAAGTGGTGACGATCGACTTCCGCCGCAAGAACGAGCCGGCCGGCGTCGCGCAAATCACGCTGGGCACCAACAAAGACCGCGACTACGGCTTTATGGGTGTCGCGGTTCTCGATGCGCCGTGGGCGCCGTTCGCGGTGGACTTCAACCTGGCCAACATCGGTGGGCCTTCGGCCGGCCTGATGTTCAGCCTCGCCGTCGTCGACAAGCTCACCACCGGCGATCTGGCCGGTTCGACGTTCATCGCGGGGACCGGCACGATCTCGTCCGACGGCAAGGTCGGGCAGATCGGTGGCATTACGCACAAGATGGTTGCCGCCCAGGAGGCCGGCGCCACGGTGTTCCTGGTGCCGGCGAAGAATTGCTACGAGGCGACCTCGGACAATCCGCACGGTTTGCGGCTGGTCAAGGTCGAGACCCTGGGGCAAGCCGTGGATGCGTTGCACGCGATCCAACAGGGGGGTCAGGCGCCGAGTTGCTAG